One segment of Haladaptatus sp. R4 DNA contains the following:
- the cas6 gene encoding CRISPR-associated endoribonuclease Cas6 translates to MRILARLRARADATYDNCYHHKLRGRLWRALEGTEYDEHHDEQEPTGFCYSNPFPPRNMQEGDKRTLLVSATDRDLLGAIATDLDNNRELNIGEMPFRVTEISALTPDVGEPGTRGVIETGTGVLIRIPPERCEEYGIEAKGDYPTFWRREHTVKPFKTQLVNNLDRKHGLFCPSDLPGPSDCDGNLFNSYELIKTFPLPVTVTQGTEMTYILSKWRLGYEVRDDHHRRHLNLALDTGIGERNALGLGFVNIDEDAVVPAGRAVAETARGSNR, encoded by the coding sequence ATGCGGATATTAGCTCGGCTTCGCGCACGAGCGGACGCCACCTACGATAATTGCTACCACCATAAGCTCAGAGGCCGCCTCTGGCGAGCGCTTGAGGGAACTGAATATGACGAGCATCACGATGAACAGGAGCCTACTGGATTCTGTTATTCGAATCCATTCCCTCCTCGTAATATGCAGGAAGGAGACAAGCGTACGCTTCTCGTTTCAGCAACGGATCGCGACTTGCTCGGAGCGATTGCTACAGATCTGGATAACAACCGCGAGCTCAATATTGGCGAAATGCCGTTTCGCGTGACAGAGATCTCAGCACTCACACCGGACGTTGGCGAACCAGGCACTCGCGGAGTCATTGAAACCGGTACTGGTGTTCTCATTCGTATTCCTCCAGAGCGCTGTGAGGAGTACGGAATCGAGGCTAAAGGAGACTACCCCACGTTCTGGCGTCGAGAACATACTGTCAAACCGTTCAAGACACAGCTGGTGAATAACCTCGACAGGAAACACGGTTTGTTCTGTCCATCCGACCTTCCCGGGCCGAGCGACTGCGATGGGAACCTGTTCAACAGCTACGAGTTGATCAAGACGTTCCCGCTCCCGGTGACCGTCACACAGGGCACTGAGATGACGTATATCTTGAGTAAGTGGCGACTCGGCTACGAAGTCAGAGATGATCACCATCGACGACATCTGAATCTCGCGCTGGACACCGGCATCGGTGAACGCAACGCACTCGGACTCGGGTTCGTCAACATCGACGAAGACGCAGTCGTTCCAGCAGGACGTGCGGTAGCGGAGACTGCTCGTGGGAGTAACCGATGA